One segment of Onychomys torridus chromosome 3, mOncTor1.1, whole genome shotgun sequence DNA contains the following:
- the Gkn2 gene encoding gastrokine-2 isoform X2 produces MKTPVAFLVVLSIFGIQSQADEVFNIFTPSANGGNVQETVTIDNEKNTATVNIHAGTCSSTTIFDYKHGYIASRVLSRRACYILKMDHKAIPALDKLQRYIYEKQAMSTMDSKEYTWVKYNPLKSLIMKVDWFLFGSPIEQLCKHVPLYEAEVVTKPKEVSTGACAKVGLLGILGVSICAGIHI; encoded by the exons ATGAAAACCCCT GTGGCATTTCTGGTGGTGCTGTCCATCTTTGGAATACAATCTCAGGCAGATGAg GTTTTTAACATCTTCACTCCAAGCGCCAATGGTGGCAATGTCCAGGAGACAGTGACCATTGACAATGAGAAGAACACTGCCACCGTCAACATCCACGCAGGGACGTGCTCTTCAACCACCATTTTTGACTATAAGCAT GGTTACATCGCATCCCGGGTGCTCTCCCGAAGAGCCTGCTACATCCTCAAGATGGACCACAAAGCCATCCCTGCTCTGGACAAACTCCAACGGTACATCTACGAGAAGCAG GCAATGAGCACCATGGACTCCAAAGAGTACACTTGGGTCAAGTATAACCCTTTGAAGTCTCTGATCATGAAGGTGGATTGGTTCCTGTTTGGGTCGCCAATTGAGCAGCTGTGCAAGCACGTCCCCCTGTATGAGGCGGAGGTGGTTACAAAGCCAA AAGAGGTGTCCACTGGAGCCTGTGCAAAGGTTGGCCTCCTGGGTATCCTGGGAGTCTCTATCTGCGCAGGAATTCACATCTGA
- the Gkn2 gene encoding gastrokine-2 isoform X1: MRIIVAFLVVLSIFGIQSQADEVFNIFTPSANGGNVQETVTIDNEKNTATVNIHAGTCSSTTIFDYKHGYIASRVLSRRACYILKMDHKAIPALDKLQRYIYEKQAMSTMDSKEYTWVKYNPLKSLIMKVDWFLFGSPIEQLCKHVPLYEAEVVTKPKEVSTGACAKVGLLGILGVSICAGIHI; the protein is encoded by the exons ATGAGAATCATT GTGGCATTTCTGGTGGTGCTGTCCATCTTTGGAATACAATCTCAGGCAGATGAg GTTTTTAACATCTTCACTCCAAGCGCCAATGGTGGCAATGTCCAGGAGACAGTGACCATTGACAATGAGAAGAACACTGCCACCGTCAACATCCACGCAGGGACGTGCTCTTCAACCACCATTTTTGACTATAAGCAT GGTTACATCGCATCCCGGGTGCTCTCCCGAAGAGCCTGCTACATCCTCAAGATGGACCACAAAGCCATCCCTGCTCTGGACAAACTCCAACGGTACATCTACGAGAAGCAG GCAATGAGCACCATGGACTCCAAAGAGTACACTTGGGTCAAGTATAACCCTTTGAAGTCTCTGATCATGAAGGTGGATTGGTTCCTGTTTGGGTCGCCAATTGAGCAGCTGTGCAAGCACGTCCCCCTGTATGAGGCGGAGGTGGTTACAAAGCCAA AAGAGGTGTCCACTGGAGCCTGTGCAAAGGTTGGCCTCCTGGGTATCCTGGGAGTCTCTATCTGCGCAGGAATTCACATCTGA